A window from Hoeflea sp. IMCC20628 encodes these proteins:
- a CDS encoding TIGR02301 family protein codes for MSLRLHLILTVLLPLALASGPHAAWAQTTSESATEDPVELQTDLPPPPYETRLLRLAEILGSVQYLRDLCNSEGETAWRESMQKLLDSETVGEDSRRKQLTAGYNRGFRAFASVYTACTDAALVAEERYRREGATLVTEIVARYGN; via the coding sequence ATGTCGCTTCGATTGCACCTGATCCTGACCGTCCTGTTGCCGTTGGCGCTTGCCTCCGGCCCACACGCCGCATGGGCGCAAACGACCTCCGAATCAGCGACTGAAGACCCCGTCGAGTTGCAAACCGATCTGCCGCCGCCGCCCTATGAAACAAGATTGTTGCGACTGGCTGAAATTCTCGGATCGGTTCAGTATCTTCGTGACCTTTGCAATTCCGAAGGCGAAACCGCTTGGCGGGAAAGCATGCAGAAACTGCTCGACAGCGAGACGGTTGGAGAAGACAGCCGCCGCAAGCAACTCACCGCCGGTTATAACCGCGGCTTTCGCGCTTTTGCCTCGGTTTACACCGCCTGCACCGACGCCGCCCTTGTTGCGGAGGAGCGATACCGTCGCGAAGGAGCAACACTTGTCACCGAAATTGTGGCACGGTACGGAAATTGA
- a CDS encoding NUDIX hydrolase, with protein sequence MSNRHGTDGHEPALAVSVAIERAGRYLLVLRANPPAQNMYAFPGGRVDTGEKLETAALRELEEETGLKATNPRPFATFDLPSRAPDGSLSSHFLLTVFLADDPGGEPQALDDAREVGWFSPEEIRTLHAPQSMVDCIDMLAALAAGRD encoded by the coding sequence ATGAGCAACCGGCATGGCACCGATGGACATGAACCGGCACTGGCAGTCTCGGTGGCGATCGAGCGCGCTGGCAGATATTTGCTGGTGCTGCGCGCCAACCCGCCAGCCCAGAACATGTACGCCTTCCCCGGCGGCCGGGTCGATACCGGCGAAAAGCTCGAAACCGCAGCCCTGCGCGAACTCGAGGAAGAAACCGGACTGAAGGCCACCAACCCCCGACCTTTTGCGACATTCGACCTGCCCTCCCGGGCCCCCGATGGCAGCCTGTCGTCGCACTTCCTGCTGACGGTGTTTCTCGCCGACGATCCCGGCGGCGAGCCGCAAGCACTCGACGACGCGCGAGAAGTCGGCTGGTTCAGCCCGGAGGAAATCCGCACCCTGCATGCGCCGCAAAGCATGGTGGATTGCATCGACATGCTGGCCGCCCTGGCTGCGGGTCGGGATTAG
- a CDS encoding ATP-binding cassette domain-containing protein, producing MSDDYPIIVRGLNHWFGSGEARKQAIFDVDLKVVRGSLTVLMGPSGSGKTTVLTLMGCLRDLQEGSITLLGHELMGAGNALNEALRRRLGFIFQAHNLHGSLTAMQNVQMGLQVHNLNDPKLEREAARHALSLVGLADRMDYLPGSLSGGQKQRVAVARALVGNPDIVFADEPTAALDKESGLNVVAMLKRLGEQRGTTTVMVTHDNRILELADRIITLEDGRIVSDTKPT from the coding sequence ATGAGCGACGACTATCCGATCATCGTGCGCGGCCTGAACCATTGGTTTGGCAGCGGTGAAGCCCGCAAACAGGCGATTTTCGACGTCGATCTCAAAGTGGTGCGCGGAAGCCTGACCGTGCTGATGGGGCCATCGGGATCTGGCAAGACAACGGTGCTGACGCTGATGGGCTGCCTGCGCGATCTGCAGGAAGGCTCGATCACTCTGCTCGGGCATGAACTGATGGGCGCGGGCAACGCGCTCAACGAAGCGCTCAGGCGGCGGCTTGGGTTTATCTTTCAGGCGCACAATCTGCATGGCAGCCTGACCGCGATGCAGAACGTGCAAATGGGACTGCAGGTTCATAATCTGAACGATCCAAAACTGGAGCGGGAAGCCGCCCGGCATGCCTTGTCGCTGGTCGGGCTTGCCGACCGGATGGATTATCTGCCGGGCAGTCTGTCGGGTGGCCAGAAACAGCGCGTGGCAGTGGCCCGGGCGCTGGTCGGCAATCCCGATATCGTCTTTGCCGACGAGCCGACCGCAGCCCTCGACAAGGAGAGCGGGCTCAATGTCGTGGCCATGCTCAAGCGGCTGGGCGAGCAGCGCGGTACAACAACGGTGATGGTGACCCACGACAACCGCATTCTCGAACTGGCCGACCGCATCATCACGCTGGAAGACGGGCGGATCGTATCCGACACCAAGCCGACATAG
- a CDS encoding homocysteine S-methyltransferase family protein — MTSTVRILDGGMSRELIRLGARLVQPEWSALALMETPEIVRQVHAEFIDAGADVITTNSYALVPFHIGDARFRADGASLIALSGQLAREAADAETGRKVLVGGGLPPIFGSYEPDNFDPARVQDYLSVLVENLAPHVDIWQAETLSLIAEAEAVRVATEATGKPLWVSFTLADGTAAASGGEPALRSGETVTAAAEWAARSGIETLLFNCSKPEVMEPAIRTAAAVFARLGVKIAIGVYANAFEEETAGEKANEGLSGMREELAGDGYLTYARGWVEAGATLVGGCCGIGADQISRLAADLKA; from the coding sequence ATGACCAGCACTGTACGTATCCTCGATGGCGGCATGAGCCGCGAACTGATACGGCTTGGCGCCCGGTTGGTACAGCCGGAATGGTCGGCTCTCGCTTTGATGGAAACCCCGGAGATCGTACGCCAGGTCCACGCCGAGTTCATCGATGCCGGCGCCGACGTCATCACCACCAACAGCTACGCGCTGGTGCCCTTCCACATCGGCGACGCGCGGTTCCGCGCGGACGGTGCCTCACTGATTGCATTGTCGGGCCAACTGGCGCGCGAGGCGGCTGACGCCGAAACCGGTCGCAAGGTGCTGGTCGGCGGAGGCCTGCCGCCGATCTTCGGCTCCTACGAGCCGGACAATTTCGACCCGGCCCGGGTGCAGGACTATCTCTCCGTACTGGTCGAAAACCTCGCCCCGCATGTCGATATCTGGCAGGCCGAGACGCTGAGCCTGATCGCAGAGGCCGAGGCGGTGCGCGTGGCCACAGAGGCCACCGGCAAGCCGCTCTGGGTGTCGTTCACGCTTGCCGATGGCACGGCAGCGGCGTCAGGTGGCGAACCGGCGCTCAGATCAGGCGAAACAGTTACCGCGGCTGCGGAATGGGCAGCGCGCTCGGGCATCGAAACCCTTTTGTTCAATTGCAGCAAGCCGGAAGTCATGGAACCAGCAATACGAACCGCGGCCGCGGTTTTCGCGCGATTGGGTGTCAAGATTGCCATCGGCGTCTACGCCAACGCATTTGAAGAAGAGACCGCCGGCGAGAAGGCCAATGAAGGTCTGAGCGGCATGCGCGAAGAACTTGCTGGCGACGGCTATCTCACCTATGCCCGGGGCTGGGTTGAGGCCGGCGCAACACTGGTCGGCGGCTGTTGCGGCATCGGCGCGGACCAGATCTCGAGACTGGCGGCAGACCTGAAGGCCTGA
- a CDS encoding DUF3179 domain-containing protein produces the protein MQNFASHRPARAGHAYLSGVIVMVLLAGLGLAVSTITAAANPELWERQGWTTDFSQTTIDFAEIMSGGPPKDGIPPIDDPVFLPVAEATGLDDKEPVMSVVIDGAARAYPLRIMIWHEIVNDSLAGRPISVTYCPLCNAAIVFDRTVEGTVTTFGTTGKLRNSDLVMYDRETESWWQQFTGEAITGSRTGSRLEVIPSRLESWQVFSTRHPGGEVLAPNNPGLRDYGRNPYAGYDSSSVPFLYRGAMPEGIAPLSYVVVVREASKPLALSLDKLRRKGAVKLDGFEFTWVPGVRSVLDTSNIAEGREIGSVTVTRDGQDVVHELTFAFVVSAFLPQTVIEQ, from the coding sequence ATGCAGAACTTCGCATCCCACCGACCGGCAAGGGCCGGACATGCGTATCTCTCGGGCGTCATCGTCATGGTGCTGCTTGCAGGTCTCGGCCTTGCGGTTTCGACCATCACCGCAGCAGCCAACCCGGAGCTCTGGGAGCGTCAGGGCTGGACCACTGATTTCTCCCAAACTACGATTGATTTTGCCGAAATCATGTCCGGCGGACCGCCCAAGGACGGCATTCCGCCGATTGACGATCCGGTGTTCCTTCCCGTCGCAGAGGCCACCGGCCTTGATGACAAGGAGCCAGTGATGTCGGTTGTCATCGATGGCGCGGCGCGGGCTTATCCGCTGCGAATCATGATCTGGCACGAGATCGTCAATGACAGCCTTGCCGGTCGGCCGATTTCGGTGACCTATTGTCCGCTTTGCAATGCGGCCATCGTTTTTGACCGCACGGTCGAGGGCACCGTCACCACGTTCGGGACCACGGGCAAACTGCGCAACTCCGATCTGGTCATGTATGACCGCGAAACCGAAAGCTGGTGGCAGCAATTCACCGGCGAAGCCATAACCGGATCCCGCACCGGGTCCAGACTTGAAGTCATCCCCTCCCGACTCGAATCCTGGCAGGTTTTCAGCACGCGTCATCCGGGCGGTGAGGTCCTGGCGCCGAACAATCCGGGATTGCGCGATTATGGCCGTAATCCCTATGCGGGTTACGACAGCTCCAGCGTTCCGTTCCTGTACCGCGGTGCCATGCCAGAGGGCATTGCGCCGCTGTCCTATGTTGTCGTGGTTCGCGAGGCATCCAAGCCCCTGGCATTGTCGCTCGACAAGCTGCGGCGCAAAGGCGCTGTGAAACTGGATGGCTTCGAGTTCACCTGGGTTCCGGGTGTTCGCTCCGTGCTTGATACCTCAAACATTGCAGAGGGCCGCGAGATCGGCAGCGTTACTGTCACCCGTGATGGTCAAGATGTGGTGCATGAACTCACCTTCGCCTTTGTCGTGAGCGCTTTCCTGCCTCAGACCGTGATTGAGCAGTAA
- a CDS encoding HlyD family efflux transporter periplasmic adaptor subunit: MTTAPETDLPLNVIRADSDSQPVARRRWRFHKRYLLVLLIPLIMFSGGVIGMYYQPTALQKFYALTGLQPGAGSATPIALPPDMEMPKEMVATMQATDVVGLARLMPRGDVSIVAPPYGAGDARIAEVLVSIGDRVEKGAVVARLDNQGQLQSAVLSAEANVAVREAALVQTTASVQNSQAEARAAMEQARSASTEASAEYERSKALFERGVITQASLDSLAAAEHQAVLAVQKAEATLSRFTGEVVELQPDVIVAARNLDAAKADLTRAEQDLVRSAVLAPISGVVLDSMANPGEKPPSDGIMLIGDTDQMMAEVEVYQDRIANVTLGQPVELAAVAIGQTLQGRVKSIGLTVGRQGLLSDDTAANTDARVIKVMVELDEASSDVAARYTNLEVIARIDTRTVAPKSNP, encoded by the coding sequence ATGACCACTGCACCTGAAACCGATCTGCCGCTGAACGTCATTCGGGCCGATAGCGACAGCCAGCCGGTCGCCCGGCGACGGTGGCGGTTTCACAAGCGCTATCTGCTGGTGTTGCTGATCCCGCTGATCATGTTCTCGGGCGGAGTGATCGGCATGTATTACCAGCCCACCGCCTTGCAGAAATTCTATGCACTGACCGGATTGCAGCCCGGTGCCGGCTCGGCCACGCCGATTGCGCTTCCGCCCGACATGGAAATGCCCAAGGAGATGGTGGCAACCATGCAGGCCACCGACGTGGTCGGGCTGGCCCGGCTGATGCCGCGTGGCGATGTGTCGATCGTGGCCCCGCCCTATGGAGCAGGGGACGCGCGCATTGCCGAGGTTCTTGTGAGTATCGGAGACCGGGTTGAAAAGGGCGCGGTGGTGGCGCGACTGGACAATCAGGGCCAGTTGCAAAGTGCTGTGCTGTCGGCGGAGGCCAATGTCGCGGTGCGCGAGGCGGCACTGGTTCAAACCACGGCTTCGGTACAGAACTCGCAAGCCGAAGCCCGTGCCGCCATGGAGCAGGCCCGAAGTGCCAGCACCGAGGCATCGGCTGAATATGAGCGGAGCAAAGCCTTGTTCGAGCGCGGCGTGATCACCCAGGCCTCGCTCGATTCGCTTGCTGCAGCCGAGCATCAGGCGGTTCTCGCGGTGCAGAAAGCCGAAGCGACATTGTCGCGGTTTACCGGTGAAGTTGTTGAGCTGCAGCCTGATGTGATCGTCGCGGCGCGCAATCTCGACGCCGCCAAGGCGGATCTGACCCGTGCAGAGCAGGATCTGGTCCGGTCCGCGGTTCTGGCGCCGATCAGCGGCGTGGTGCTCGATTCGATGGCCAATCCGGGGGAGAAACCGCCGAGCGATGGCATCATGCTGATTGGCGACACCGACCAGATGATGGCCGAGGTGGAGGTCTATCAGGACCGGATCGCCAACGTGACTTTGGGGCAACCGGTGGAACTGGCGGCTGTCGCCATCGGCCAGACGCTGCAGGGGCGAGTCAAGTCGATCGGACTGACTGTCGGACGCCAGGGCCTGCTGTCGGATGACACGGCGGCCAACACCGATGCGCGGGTGATCAAGGTGATGGTTGAGCTGGATGAGGCATCGTCAGATGTTGCTGCGCGCTACACCAACCTTGAAGTGATCGCCCGCATCGATACGCGGACTGTCGCCCCCAAGAGCAATCCATGA
- a CDS encoding LysE/ArgO family amino acid transporter, producing the protein MTPLFAPAFSGLLLGGSLIIAIGAQNAFILRQGLLRQHVFILCLICALSDAVLIGLGVAGLGAIISGSKILIAVVTLGGAAFLAVYAFLALKRAISPSGLEAAKSGPGSLKAAVLTCLAFTFLNPHVYLDTVLLVGGLSGRYEGTARLAFAIGAMSSSFIWFFGLGYGARVLEPLFLKPSAWRVLDGLIAAVMAALSLSLLVRFFAA; encoded by the coding sequence ATGACACCTCTCTTCGCTCCCGCTTTCTCCGGCCTGCTGCTTGGCGGCTCGCTGATCATCGCCATCGGTGCGCAAAACGCCTTCATCCTGCGGCAGGGGTTGCTGCGTCAGCACGTGTTCATTCTGTGCCTTATCTGCGCGCTGTCGGATGCCGTGCTGATCGGGCTTGGCGTTGCCGGGCTTGGCGCGATCATTTCGGGCTCGAAAATCCTGATCGCTGTGGTCACGCTTGGCGGCGCGGCATTCCTCGCGGTCTATGCGTTTCTGGCGCTCAAACGGGCGATCTCGCCTTCAGGGCTTGAAGCGGCGAAATCCGGGCCGGGATCACTCAAGGCGGCTGTGCTGACCTGTCTCGCCTTCACCTTCCTCAATCCGCATGTCTATCTCGACACGGTGCTGCTGGTGGGCGGGTTGAGCGGGCGCTATGAGGGCACTGCGCGGCTGGCGTTTGCCATCGGCGCGATGTCGTCGTCGTTCATCTGGTTCTTCGGGCTTGGTTATGGCGCGCGGGTGCTGGAGCCGCTGTTTTTGAAACCCTCTGCCTGGCGGGTGCTCGACGGGTTGATCGCGGCTGTGATGGCGGCGCTGTCCCTGTCGCTGCTGGTGCGGTTTTTCGCCGCCTGA
- the cysS gene encoding cysteine--tRNA ligase, which yields MTELKFWNTLTRVKEEFTPIDPDNVRMYVCGPTVYDYAHIGNARPAIVFDVLFRLLRHVYGEDHVTYVRNLTDVDDKINARALRDYPDLPLNEAIAKVTEKTADRYHKDVAALGCLPPTFEPRATAHIDGMAKMIQRLIDKGNAYVTSGREGREVLFSVSSMPDYGKLSNRKLEDQQAGARIAVEDHKRNPGDFVLWKESASDEPGWDATFTDGGETTTIHGRPGWHIECSVMSEYHLGETFDIHGGGLDLIFPHHENEIAQSCCAHGNDRMANLWMHNGFLQVEGKKMSKSDGNFVTIAELLETDKFGGRKWPGEVLRLAMLMTHYREPIDFSVKRLEEAEAALWKWAEASEGASLQSRMDEHAVEILSEDLNFSALKAYLDQLSKAASSGDEKARDWLRSTLYHLGFVELKRQSDGETAKIVFEKADSTIGPRIKQRLALIAAKNWAEADKIRDELLEQGIQLKDGKDPETGERVTTWEVKR from the coding sequence ATGACCGAACTCAAATTCTGGAACACGCTGACGCGGGTCAAGGAAGAGTTTACGCCGATCGATCCGGACAATGTGCGGATGTATGTCTGCGGCCCGACGGTCTATGATTACGCCCATATCGGCAATGCCCGGCCGGCAATCGTCTTCGACGTTCTGTTCCGGCTGCTCCGCCATGTCTACGGCGAAGACCATGTCACATATGTCCGCAACCTCACCGACGTTGACGACAAGATCAACGCCCGTGCGCTCAGGGATTATCCCGACCTGCCGCTGAACGAGGCGATTGCCAAGGTCACCGAGAAAACCGCTGACCGCTACCACAAGGATGTGGCCGCACTCGGCTGCCTGCCGCCGACATTCGAACCGCGCGCCACCGCCCATATCGATGGCATGGCGAAAATGATCCAGCGGCTCATCGACAAGGGCAACGCCTATGTGACCTCGGGCCGGGAAGGCCGAGAAGTGCTGTTCTCGGTCAGTTCAATGCCGGATTACGGCAAGCTGTCGAACCGCAAGCTCGAGGACCAGCAGGCCGGCGCGCGGATCGCGGTGGAAGACCACAAACGCAACCCGGGGGATTTCGTGCTGTGGAAAGAGTCCGCGAGCGACGAGCCGGGCTGGGATGCCACATTCACCGATGGCGGCGAGACCACGACCATTCACGGCCGCCCCGGCTGGCACATCGAATGCTCGGTGATGAGCGAGTATCATCTCGGCGAAACCTTCGACATCCACGGCGGCGGGCTGGACCTGATCTTCCCGCACCATGAAAACGAGATCGCCCAGTCCTGCTGCGCCCACGGCAACGACCGGATGGCCAATCTCTGGATGCACAACGGTTTTTTGCAGGTCGAAGGCAAGAAGATGTCAAAATCCGACGGCAACTTCGTCACCATCGCCGAACTGCTGGAAACCGACAAATTCGGCGGCCGCAAATGGCCCGGCGAGGTGCTGCGACTGGCGATGTTGATGACGCATTACCGCGAGCCGATCGATTTTTCGGTGAAGCGGCTGGAAGAGGCGGAGGCCGCGCTTTGGAAGTGGGCGGAAGCTTCAGAAGGGGCGTCACTACAATCCAGAATGGATGAGCACGCAGTTGAGATTTTGTCTGAAGACCTCAACTTCTCAGCGCTTAAGGCTTATTTGGACCAGTTGAGCAAAGCGGCTTCAAGTGGGGATGAAAAGGCGCGAGATTGGCTTCGAAGCACTCTTTATCACCTCGGGTTTGTGGAGCTTAAGAGGCAGTCAGACGGCGAAACTGCAAAAATTGTTTTTGAGAAGGCAGATTCAACTATCGGTCCGCGCATTAAGCAACGGCTCGCCCTCATCGCTGCCAAAAATTGGGCCGAAGCCGACAAGATCCGTGACGAACTGCTTGAGCAGGGCATCCAGCTCAAGGACGGCAAAGATCCGGAGACCGGTGAGCGGGTGACGACTTGGGAAGTGAAACGGTGA
- a CDS encoding HD family hydrolase: protein MAPLEKAPRAWQRMLSGRRLDLLDPSPLDVEISDIAQGLARVARWNGQTRGDHAYSVAQHSLMVETIVGRLTDASPATLQLALLHDAPEYVIGDMISPFKAVVGGGYKTVEARLEAAIHIRFGLPPVTPKTIKALIKRADRIAAYFEATELAGFDDAEARAFFGSPRGISRDMLDLPPRPAAEIETVFLERFEAIEALRRTRGS from the coding sequence ATGGCGCCACTTGAAAAAGCACCCCGCGCCTGGCAGCGCATGCTCTCGGGCCGCCGGCTCGACCTGCTCGATCCCTCGCCGCTGGATGTGGAGATTTCCGACATTGCGCAGGGGTTGGCGCGTGTTGCACGCTGGAACGGACAGACCCGCGGCGACCATGCCTATTCCGTGGCCCAGCATTCATTGATGGTTGAGACAATCGTCGGGAGACTGACCGATGCCTCGCCTGCGACCTTGCAACTGGCGCTGCTGCATGACGCACCCGAATATGTCATCGGCGACATGATCTCGCCGTTCAAGGCTGTGGTCGGTGGCGGCTACAAGACCGTTGAAGCCAGGCTGGAGGCAGCCATCCATATCCGCTTCGGGCTCCCCCCGGTCACGCCCAAGACCATCAAGGCGCTGATCAAGCGGGCAGACCGGATCGCCGCCTATTTCGAGGCAACAGAACTGGCAGGCTTTGACGATGCCGAGGCGCGCGCCTTTTTCGGCTCGCCACGCGGCATCAGCCGCGACATGCTGGATCTGCCACCCCGTCCGGCCGCCGAAATAGAGACAGTGTTTCTCGAACGCTTCGAGGCCATCGAGGCCCTGCGCCGCACCAGGGGAAGCTGA
- a CDS encoding SOS response-associated peptidase: protein MCGRFSLTATPEEVQELFGLEEIEDFPPRYNIAPTQPILIIAGDRRRAEGDNRTDRRALLARWGFLPGWVKDPADFPLLINARSETAAEKVSFRAAMRHRRVLIAASGFYEWHRPPKGSNEKSTPYWIKPKQGGIVAFGGLLETYMSADGAEMDTAAVLTTGPNQMIAPIHNRMPVVIRPEDFTRWLDCLNQEPRHVNDLMAPAPNDYFEAIRVSDLVNKVANSGPEVQMPATDKFEQPEPAQPVRKAKAPPPASDQLKLF from the coding sequence ATGTGTGGACGTTTTTCGCTGACAGCAACGCCGGAAGAGGTGCAGGAACTGTTCGGTCTTGAGGAGATCGAGGATTTCCCGCCGCGCTACAATATTGCGCCGACGCAGCCGATCCTGATCATTGCCGGCGACCGTCGCCGCGCCGAGGGCGACAACCGCACCGATCGCCGGGCGCTGCTGGCGCGCTGGGGATTCTTGCCCGGATGGGTCAAGGATCCGGCGGATTTTCCGCTGCTGATCAATGCCCGGTCTGAAACTGCCGCCGAGAAAGTCTCGTTTCGCGCCGCCATGCGGCACCGCCGGGTGTTGATAGCGGCATCGGGATTTTACGAATGGCACCGCCCGCCAAAGGGCTCGAACGAGAAATCCACGCCCTACTGGATCAAGCCGAAACAGGGCGGGATTGTCGCTTTTGGTGGACTTCTGGAAACCTATATGAGCGCCGATGGGGCAGAGATGGACACCGCCGCTGTCCTTACAACCGGGCCCAACCAGATGATCGCGCCGATCCACAACCGGATGCCGGTGGTGATCAGGCCGGAGGATTTTACGCGCTGGCTTGATTGCCTCAACCAGGAGCCGCGCCATGTGAACGACCTGATGGCGCCGGCGCCGAATGATTATTTCGAGGCTATCCGCGTCTCCGATCTGGTCAACAAGGTTGCCAATAGCGGGCCCGAGGTGCAAATGCCCGCCACCGACAAATTCGAGCAGCCCGAACCAGCCCAACCGGTTCGCAAAGCCAAAGCGCCGCCTCCTGCCTCTGACCAGTTGAAGTTGTTCTGA
- the devC gene encoding ABC transporter permease DevC has translation MSRLLQWLFGRLPIGWLQLTHSRTRFAAAIAGVAFANVLVFVQLGIMNSMATATLKPYDFFNADIMISASDANSMTEGGNVARQWLFQAQADPEVTLGTGIFVGNTNWPRPTKTLGLTSFGIDPTLPDFLSPVLKPKLATLQLKDSGILDMATRGLPPEEAAAIRPQTPASFEVTGKTLTLYDTFQGGGGFGGDGYLIMSDQTFLSLFPARSSAAPDHILLQVTPGADPETVAVRLRDLISDKSLRIRSYDQAKADDLKYQQTKRPTGIIFGFGVIIGVLVGIVIVYQVLSTDVADHLSEYATFKAMGYPQTFFLGIVFEEALILAVFGFVPGVIVGTGLLVGMKKATNLPLAMTWDMALIVLIGTLVACSLSGAIATRRLAAADPADLF, from the coding sequence ATGAGCCGTTTGCTACAATGGCTGTTCGGGCGGTTGCCGATCGGCTGGCTGCAGCTGACCCACAGCAGGACGCGCTTTGCTGCGGCGATTGCCGGTGTCGCCTTCGCCAATGTGCTGGTGTTCGTGCAACTGGGCATCATGAACTCGATGGCGACAGCAACGCTGAAACCCTATGATTTTTTCAATGCCGACATCATGATTTCGGCCTCGGACGCCAATTCGATGACCGAGGGCGGCAATGTCGCGCGGCAATGGCTGTTTCAGGCCCAGGCCGATCCGGAAGTGACTCTGGGGACCGGGATATTTGTCGGCAACACCAACTGGCCGCGCCCGACCAAGACGCTGGGGCTGACCAGCTTTGGCATCGACCCGACGTTGCCGGATTTTTTAAGCCCGGTGCTCAAACCCAAACTGGCCACACTGCAACTCAAGGATTCAGGCATTCTCGACATGGCCACCCGCGGTCTGCCGCCCGAGGAAGCTGCGGCAATCCGTCCGCAGACACCGGCGTCTTTCGAGGTGACCGGCAAGACACTGACGCTTTACGACACCTTTCAGGGCGGTGGCGGATTTGGCGGAGACGGATATCTGATCATGTCGGACCAGACCTTCCTGTCGCTGTTTCCGGCGCGCAGTTCGGCCGCACCTGATCACATCCTGCTGCAGGTGACGCCGGGGGCGGATCCCGAGACCGTGGCGGTCCGATTGCGCGACCTGATATCGGACAAGTCGCTGCGCATCCGCTCCTATGATCAGGCCAAGGCCGACGATCTCAAATATCAGCAGACCAAGCGGCCGACCGGCATCATCTTCGGCTTTGGCGTGATCATCGGTGTGCTGGTCGGCATCGTCATCGTCTACCAGGTGCTCTCGACTGATGTGGCCGATCATCTGTCCGAATATGCGACCTTCAAGGCAATGGGCTATCCGCAGACATTCTTCCTCGGCATCGTCTTTGAGGAAGCGCTGATTCTGGCGGTGTTCGGCTTTGTGCCCGGGGTGATTGTGGGGACCGGGTTGCTGGTCGGCATGAAGAAGGCCACCAATCTGCCCTTGGCGATGACCTGGGACATGGCGTTGATCGTGCTGATTGGAACGCTGGTTGCCTGTTCGCTGTCGGGCGCCATCGCCACCCGCCGATTGGCCGCAGCCGATCCGGCTGATTTGTTTTGA
- a CDS encoding folate-binding protein YgfZ: MPALVLADRKIVRVDGADAEHFLQNLITANVDAIEAGQARPTALLTPQGKILFDFLISKAVETGYDCDIRADIADDFIRRLTLYKLRAAVSVEKLDDMPVIAGWGGAAPVGALADKRFPDDAGVWRLHGSGAVLDADRSAWEKTRITHGVAESGTDFALSDIFPHDAMMDKNDGVDFRKGCYVGQEVVSRMQHRGTARKRVAIVAAETDLPQAGPDETDISIVAGEKTVGSLGSTTGNMGLAMVRTDRVADALADNIPLTAGGMAVTLTLPKWSGLSFASAAPDT, encoded by the coding sequence GTGCCAGCCCTAGTCCTTGCCGACCGGAAGATTGTACGCGTTGATGGCGCCGATGCGGAGCATTTTCTGCAAAACCTGATTACCGCGAACGTTGACGCGATTGAGGCTGGACAGGCCCGGCCCACGGCGTTGCTGACGCCGCAAGGCAAGATCCTGTTCGACTTTCTTATCTCGAAAGCCGTTGAGACCGGTTACGACTGCGACATACGCGCCGATATCGCCGACGATTTCATCCGCAGGCTGACCTTGTACAAGCTCCGGGCGGCGGTAAGCGTCGAAAAGCTTGATGATATGCCGGTGATTGCCGGGTGGGGCGGGGCTGCGCCGGTGGGCGCGCTGGCCGACAAGCGATTCCCCGACGATGCCGGCGTCTGGCGGCTGCATGGCAGCGGCGCGGTCCTCGATGCGGACCGGTCAGCCTGGGAGAAAACTCGAATCACCCATGGCGTAGCCGAATCCGGCACCGATTTTGCCCTCTCCGACATTTTTCCGCACGACGCCATGATGGACAAGAACGACGGTGTCGATTTCCGCAAGGGCTGCTATGTCGGCCAGGAAGTCGTTTCCCGCATGCAGCATCGCGGCACCGCGCGGAAAAGGGTGGCGATTGTTGCCGCCGAGACCGACCTGCCGCAAGCCGGCCCGGACGAAACCGACATCAGCATTGTGGCGGGCGAGAAAACTGTCGGCAGCCTGGGGTCGACAACCGGCAATATGGGCCTTGCCATGGTGCGAACCGACCGGGTTGCCGATGCTCTGGCTGACAATATCCCGCTGACTGCCGGTGGCATGGCGGTGACGCTCACACTGCCAAAGTGGAGCGGCCTGTCATTCGCCAGCGCTGCTCCGGACACCTGA